The segment CCGCCCTGCACGAGCACTGCGCAGCGCGCACCTCCGGAGTCGAGCCGCTCCGGCTGCAGCCATGGGGCCTGCACGACTTCCGGCTGCGCGACCCCGACGGCTACTACCTGCGAGTGACCCACGGCGACGCGGACGCCTCAGAGCTGAGCCCTCGTTAGCCGGGCTTGCCGACCGCGTACCGAATACGGATCACGTCGGCCGGCCAGCTCTCGGTCTCGACGACCTGGAGCGGCACTGGTCGATCACCCGAACCGAGCAGGGGAGTGCCTGCTCCGAGGGCGATCGGCGCGACGAACAGCTCCAACTCGCCGACCTCACCGGCGGCCAGCAGGGACCGCATCAGCCGCACACTGCCCCAGACGATGGTGTCGCCCGCGCGCTGCTCCCGGACGTGCTTGACGGCGTCGGGCACGATCCGGGCCGGCGCGTGCTCACCCCAGGGCGCCTGTGTCAGCGAGGTCGAGCAGACCGTCTTGGGCATGCTGTTCACCAGCTGCGCCATCGGCTCGTCGCCGGCCGACGGCCAGAACGCCACGAAGATCTCATAGGTCCGGCGGCCGAGCAGCACCTCGTCGACGCTTTCCAGCAGGGCGAGGTTGTGGGTCTCCGAGGCGGAGAAGTCCCGCACCGCCGCGAAGACGTCCCCCTCGCCGCCGGGCCCGGCGACGAACCCGTCCGCCGAGATCCACTGCTGGACGATCACCCGGCCCATCAGCGGGGCCCCAGCTCGGTGCGCCCGTCGATCAGCTCACGGGCGGCGTCCAGATGGCCGGCGTGCCGGGCGGTCTCCTCGATCATGTGCAGGATGATCCGCCGCAGGTCGGTGGTCTGCGAGGCGAGCGGCTCCTCCGGGTGCCGGCCGACCGGCGCGGCGGTGAGCGGTGTGGCGGCGATGGCCTCGTCCCCGATCCGGCACTGCTCGCGATAGAAGTCGAGGACCGTGTCGACCGGACGTGGCGTGGTCAGCGGGGGAGTGTCGTCATCCGGCCAGGGCATCGGCGTGACCGCACCGGTCAGGACCTGCTGGAACCAGTGCCGCTCGGCGTGCCCGAGATGCTCCACCAGCCCGAGTGGGCTCCAGCCGGAAGGCAACACCGCCTTGCGCAGCTGCCCCTCGTCGAGGCCCTCCAGAATGGCCTCGACGCTGGCCCGCTGGTACCTCAAAAACTCCTGAAGCACGGCCTTCTCGTCATCGATCCCCGTCATGCCCCGCAACCTAACAGCCACCCCCGACATTTTCGGCTGTCACCAGCTCGATGATCCGGTCGACGTACTTGCGGCGCTCGTCAGCCGTACCGGGCACGACCTGGGGTGCGGCATGCGCAAGCTGCGCATGGCCGAGGTAGGCACTCACCGCGAGCAAACCTCGATGCCGGGCCTCTTCGACCGGCAGGCCGAGGGCCTCGAAAAGCTCTGCCGTGTACGCCACGCGCCGCTCGGTCACCCGCGCGAGTACCGGTGCCACATGCGGATGGTCGGCCGTGGCGAGCATGGCCAGCTCGATCGAGTCGGCCTGCGGGCTCGCCGTCGACTCCATCACCGTGGCGATCAGCGTGCGCAGCTTGGCGAGCGGGTCGGTCTGCGCCTCCACCAGCGCGATGACCGCGTCGGTGTGGTCCTGCTCCCAGCGTTGCAGGGCGGCTTCGATGAGTGCGTCCCGGTTGGCGAAGTGCCAATAGAAGCTGCCCTTCGTTGCGCCGAGGTGGGTGGCCAGGGGCTCGACGGACACGGCAGCCAGACCACCACGGGCCATGGCGTCCAAGGCGGCGGACGTCCAGTCACCGACAGTGAGCCGGTTCGCGGGCTGCTTTTTGGGGCGGCGCTCGACCATCTCCATACGGTACGGTACGGAGCAACATACGCCACCGTATGGATTCGCCCCCCAGTGGAGGAGCCATGGCAGTCATCGAGAATGTCCACGAGCGGGTCCTGAGCGCTCCGGCGCCGGCCGTCGGCCGGCTGATCGACCGGCTCGGCTCCGACGGCGACCCACTCTGGCCGTCGCCCACCTGGGTGCCCATGCGGTTCGACCGGCCACTCGGCGCCGGCGCCGTCGGCGGGCACGGCCCGGTGCGCTATCGGGTGACCGCCTACGAGCCGGGGCGCCGCGTCGAGTTCACCTTCGATCCGAAGATCGGCCTGCGCGGCACCCACACCTTCGAGTTGCTGGAGCGCGGCCCGGAGTCCTGCCTCTTGCGGCACCGGTTGGTCGCGACTCCGGTCGGCGCCATGCGCCTGCTGTGGCCGGCTTTGATCCGTTCGTGTCACGACACCGTCCTGGAGCATCTGCTCGACAATGCCGAGCGGGTCGTCACCGGCACGGTGTCACGCCCGGTGCGCTATCCGTTGCGTGCTCGCCTCGCCGTGGCCGTCGAGAGCGTCCGGTTGCGCGCGGTTCCCGTCCCCGAGCAGGCCGCGCTGCTGCATGCCGCGCTGCCCCGGCCGGATCTCGCTGACGCCTTCTCCGTGCGGGTCCCACCGGGCGTCAGCGCCGACCCGCAGGCCTGGGCCGACGGCATCTTCCGCAACCCACCGCCCGTGGTTGCCGCCCTGCTGCGCCTGCGCAACGCCCTCGTCACCCCACTGGGCATCGAGCGCGGCGACAGCTCAGCCTTCGACACCGTCGCCCGCACCGACCGTGAGGTCCTGCTCGGCGTCGATGCCGCACACCTGGACTTCCGGGCCGATGTCCTGGTCGAGCCGGATGAGGACGGCACGACCGTCACCCTGTCGACGCACGCCACGGTCCGCTCGCGGGCCGGTCGCGCCTACCTCGCTGTCGTGCGTCTCTTTCACCCACCCGTGGTCAAGGCCATGCTGCGGCGTGCGGCCCGCGTCGCCGTCGCCCCACCCGGGCCCGGCGCTCGCCCCGAGGTGGCCGTTGCTCATGGCTGATCAGCAGCGCATGCGGGCTACCTCTTCGAGGACCTCGTACATCGCGTCGTCCGGCGACCGGGGCACCCCGCACTCGATGACGCCACCGGTCGGGACACGCCATGACTTGACCGTCCCGGCCGTGGTGGCACCGCCGCAGTCGTAGGTGAACGGCACGGCGATGGTCTCCAGCGCGTCGAACGTGATGAACCGGCCGGGTCCGTCGACGGTCGTCTTGTCCTCGGCCGACAGGTGGTAGACCCTGCCGTATTCGGGCAGCTGCCATTCGGTGCCGAGGTGCTGGGAGAGCTTGTCGTAGACGTACTCGCTGGGCACCGGACCCTGGGCGACGACCTCGATTTCGTACGAGCGCAGTTCCTGGGGTGATTCGAGTGGTCCGCCCTCGGCCGCCGTGATCTCGGTGACCGCGGAGACACCGGTAAGGAGGTAGTCCTTGGTCGTCTCGCCGAATTGCACGGTGCCAGCCGTGCATGCCGGGCTGGGCGACGGTTGCGGCGTGGGCTGGGACTCAGCGGTGCAGCCACCGAGCAGCAAGGTCACCAGGGCGCATGACGGCACTGTCCTGAGCACGGGAAAGATCGTATGGCAGATCCGGGCCATGGGTGCCTCGGCACACCCGGCACAGCGGGCGAGTCGCATCTTCCGGGCGAATCGTGGACGGAACGTACGAATGCATCTCGTACTCGATGTGCTCGATCACGGCCCGGTCGGTGCGCCGGTGGAAACAGCGGTGCGGGCGCCCGGTGGGGTATGCGTCCGCCACGGCTCTCGCCGGATACACCAGCGTCGAGACCGGCGCGTCGTCGCAATCGGCGGAGTGAACCATCACCGCAGGATCGTATTCGTGACTCATCGGGGTTCCCTCCGTTCCGCCGCCGAAGGCTCTTGAAGCTTCCGGTACTGAGACTTCAAGGCTGTTGACCGACCCGGCCGGCCGCAACATTCCATCGGGTGAAATCCATGCCGGAGCCTGGAGACGGCCATGATTCTTGGAGACCATTCCATGAGGGAGGAACGAGCCTTCCACCACAGGGGGAACGTGCCGTATGTGAACCGGATGAGGGACGCCGATGGACGTCGACCCTGGAAGTACCGTGCCGAGACGGCAGCTCGGCCGGTACCTCCGACAGCAGCGAGAACGCGCCAAAGTCACCGTACGCTCAGCAAGCGCTCACTTGGAGTGCTCGACACAAAAACTTTGGCGGATCGAGAAGGGCGCGGTCCCGGTCCGCGGCACCGACGTCCGGGAGCTGTGCCGGCTCTACGACACACCGCCGGATCTGACCGAGGTGCTGGTCAGTCTGGCCCGGCAGACCAAGGAGAAGGGGTGGTGGGCCGCGCACGGCGACGCCGTCCCCGAATGGTTCGACCTGTACCTCGGACTGGAATCGGCAGCCGTCCACATTCGTACCTATGAGCCCAACCTCGTGCCAGGGCTGTTGCAATCCCACGCCTACATGGCGAGCGTGATTGCCGCCGACCGGCCGCACCTGACCGACGACGAAGTGCAGCAGAGAATCGAAATCCGGCTCCAGCGGCAGGGGCTGCTGTCCCGGCACTTCCCGCCGGCGCCCCGATTCGACGCCATCGTCTCCCAGGCCGTTCTGCTGTCCCGGCCGGAAACGCCGGGCGCCCTGCAACAACAGCTCTGGCATCTGGTGAAAGCGAACGAGCTACCAAACGTATCCGTTCGGGTGCTCCCCCTTTCCGGTGGGCCGCACCGCGCGTCCGTGTCCGGCGCGTTCACCATCCTAGATTTTCCGTCATCCGCCGACGGAACCGGCGGAGAACCTCCCACGGTCTACTCGGAAAGCCTCACCGGGAGTCTCTATCTGGACCGGCCGAAGGAACTCGACGTCTACGAGCAGGCATGGTCGGCCCTCACGAGCCGGGCGCTCACCGAGGACGACTCGGACGAAATGATCACGCGAATCATGAGACAGCAAGAGGAGATGAACCGATGACAGAGGTTGACCTGTCCGGAGCCACCTGGCACAAGAGCCGGCGTTCCGGTGCGGAAGGCAATTGCGTCGAGGTCGCGGACAATCTGCCGCACATCGTTGCTGTGCGCGACACGAAGGACCGGGACGGCGGGACTCTCACGTTCTCGCCGGGCGTCTGGTCCGCCTTCCTCGACGACATCAAAGCAGGGAAATTCGACATCTAGCTCAGCAGCGTCGACGAAACAGTCCGAGGGCACGGATGCGCTCGGACTGTTTTGGCGACGCTTTCCCAGGTGCCATCGGGCCAAAATGTCCGGGCCGCCGGGGAAAGGTGCGTCCCCGCAGGGGAGACAGTGCTCGGGTCGATGCGTTACCGTGCTGCGTCAAGATCGCAAGGGGGGCGTATCACGATGGCCGACATCGAGGCAGGGCAGTTCAGCACCGTTCGCCGGGTCGACGTCGGCACTCCGGCGGCGATGGTGCTCACCGTCGACGCTGTCGCCCTCCTTGTGGTTGCCGTCGTCGGCGTTCCGTTTCTGGCTTTCTTCTTCGGTGACGAGGACGGTGGCTGGCAGCGCCTCTGGCCGCTGTTCACCGGTTGGTTCGTGGCCGCCCTGCTCGGCGCGGCGTGCACCGCCGCGGTCTTCGGTCTCGCCGGCCACGGACGTTTCGACGCCCGCCGGACCGGTATCGCCGCCGCCCTGGGCACCGCGGTGGCATCTCCTGTCGTGGCCGTCACCGCGACGGCGAACACCACGCTGCTGTTGCTGGCGTTGCCGTTCGCCGCCGCGAACCTGGCGGTCGCGGCCGCACTGCGCTACCCGGAGCGCACCGCCGGGCTGGCCGTGCGGCTCGGTTTCGGCCGCACCGAAACGGAGCCGGTTGACACGGCCGAATCCGGGCCGGGCGACCTCGAGCCGACCAACCCGCAGCCGGGCGAGCCCGAGCTGAACGAATCCGTGCCGGGCGAGTCCGGACCGGGCGATCGCGAGATCGACGGCCTCGAGAACGAACCCGAGTTCGACGAGTTCGAGACGGAATCCGATCGCGTCGCCGTTCGGGCCGCACCCGAGCAGGATGCTGCCGGCGAGCCTGCCGAGGGGGAGAGCAGGCCGACCCTGGATCTCCAGATCGGCGCGACCCGAGCCGCCCGCACGAGGGCCGCGGTACTGAAGCGGCGCACGCGCGGCCAGGCAGCGCTCCGGACCTTCGACGGGGTTCGCCTGCCGCGGCGAGCCCGCACCAGGCGCTGACCGTCAGCCCGGCGCCGACCTCGGCCCGACACTGGCTGTCAGCCGCGCCGACCTCGGCCCGGCACTGGCCGTCAGTCTGGCGCCGACCTCGGTCAGACACTGGCTGTCAGTCTGGCACCGACCTCGGCAAGACACTGGCTATCGGCCTGGCGCGGAGATGGTGATTCCGGTGAGCCGCTCCGATTCCCGCCACAACCGCTGCTGCACGTCAGGATCATGCGAGCGGGCGCTGGACGACACCGTCACTGGGCTGCCGGTGAATTGCCACCAGCCGGACGGCCCGTAGAACTCGCCGCCGCGCGCCTGCGGATCGGCGGCCGCTCGCAGCGTGGTCAGGGCGCCCTGTTCGGCGCTCTGCACCAGCCGCGAGATCAGCCATCGCAGTCGCCGGTGGCCGAGGAGGTTCTGCTGGCCGGGGAAGCGGCGATTGAGTTCGGTCTGCGCGTTCCCGGGATGGGCGGCCACCGAGATGGTCGGCGCCCCGGCCAGCCGTCGCTGCAGTTCGTAGGCGAACAGCAGGTTCGCGAGCTTGGACTGCGCATAGGCGGTCCGCCACCGGTAGCGGCGTTCAAGCTGCAGATCGTCGAAGTGGATGACGCCCTGACGATGCGAAACGCTGGACACCGTCACCACCCGCGAGCCCGGTGTGGCGAGCAGCCGGTCCAGCAGCAGGCCGGTCAGCGCGAAATGCCCGAGATAGTTGATGCCGAGGTGTGCCTCGAAGCCGTCGGCCGTAAGGCGGCGCTCCGGTGACATGACGCCGGCATTGTTGATCAGCAGGTCCAGGCGTGGATGGCGGTCCCGCACCTCCGCGGCCGCCCGGCGGATCGCGTCCAGCGAGCCCAGGTCGCATTCGACGCAGGTCACGTCCGCGCCGGGTGTGGCCGCGGTGATCGCGGCGACAGCGTCGGCGGCCCGGCCCGGATCGCGGCAGGCCAGCACGACCGTGGCGCCGCGGGCGGCGAGCACTTCGGCCGTCGCGAAACCGAGGCCGGTGTTGGCGCCGGTGATCACCGCGACGCGTCCGTGCTGGTCCGGCACCGCGGCAGAAGTCCATCGAGCGGTGGGCGACTCCATGAGGGCCGACGTTACGCCGAAAGCGCGGAGGTGTTGGCCCGTCGATCGACGATGGCCTACATTGATCCGGATCTTGGAGGGGCGGGCTTCGCTCGTACCGTGCCTGGTTTGATCTGGAATTGGGGGGTTAGCGTGCGACCGCGGTCCGCTGCCGGCTGGACGATTGCGATCTTCGGAGCGATGGCTGCGCTGCTGGGCGCCGTCGGTCTGATCTGGCCGGAGGTCGTGCTGAGCAGTCTCGGCTTCGAGATCCTCGAATCCGGGGCGCGGGCGGACGGCGACTACACGCGGGTGTTCATGGCGGCATCGTCGATGGCCTCGCTGAACATGGGCGTCTACTACCTGGTTGCGGCGGCCACCGAATGGCGGCCGTTCTTCCGTTTCACCGTGGCGTTCCGGCTGCTCACGCTGGTTGTCTTCAGCAGCCTGATCGTGCTGGACGTGGCCCCCGCCCGCTTCCTCGGCGTGGCACTGTGGGAAGGCGCCGGCGCGCTCGCCACCGGCCTCGCCCTGCTCTACGACAGCCGCCAGGGGCGCCGGCTCAGCCCGTGAGGGCACGCAGGGCAGCAGCGGTCAAAACCCCGATGAGTACGGCGAGCAGCAGCGGAACCCGCAGCAGACGTGCCCCGACGACGGCTGCCAGCGCGGCCGGAACTGTCCAGTCCACCTCTGCCCAGCGGCGGCCGAGCACCTCGACCACCACAAGGCCGGCGAGCAGCGCCGGGGCGAGCAGGGCGATGACGCCGACGCTCCATCGTGGCAGCTCGCGGTCGCCGAGCAGAGCGGGACCGGTGGCCTTGACCAGGAAACTGCCGGCCGCTACGGCGAGGATGGCGATCCACAGAGTCATGACCGGGCCACCTCCGGCGTATGTTTCCGGCCTCTACGCTTGGTCATGCCCGGGCCTCCTCAGGTTCGTCCGCGGCTGACGGCACCCGGCTGCGCAGCCCGACGAGAGCGCCGATGGTGGCGCCGACCAGTGCCACCCCGGCCGGAACCCACCACAGCAGAGCGGCGGCCACCGCCCCGCCGAGCAGCGCGGCGATCAGGGCGGACCGCGCGGATCGCAGCTCGTCCAGCAGTAGGGCCAGGAAGAAGGCGGGGAAGACGACGTCGAGCCCGAGGGCCTTGACGAGGTCCATCGACGGCGCCGCTACCACTCCGACGACCGTGCCGGCCACCCACGCCGGCCACTGCACGATCGTCGCGCCGAACATCTTCCACCGGTCGAAGCGCCCGCCGCCCAGGTGCGCGGCCACCCACGATCCGTCCACCACGGCCTGGCCCTGCAGTGCCCGGCGGAAGCGCCCACCGGACAGGCTCGGCCCGACGGCCAGCCCCATCGGCAGGAACCGCGCGTTGATCAGCATGGCTGCCGCGAACGCTGGAACCAGCCCACTGCTGCCGGCCAGCGCGGTCAGCAACGCGAACTGGGCCGAACCCGAGAAGATCAGAATGGACGCCACGATCGCGGCGACAGCGCTCCAGCCCTGCTCCCGCGCTGTGGCGCCGAAGGTGATGGCCAGGACGAACCCCGCTGCGGCGAGTCCGGCACCGACGCGCATGCCGCCGAGAAAGCTCTGTTTCTTGTCGTGCACCTACGGCGAGTACCCGGGTGGCTCCGGGCCGATGCTCAGCCCGGCGTTTTTGTCGGACCCCACCGGTAGTTTCTGCGGCATGACGCTGTTCAACGACGCTGTTCTCCGGCGACGGCCCGGATGGCACGCACCGCTTCTGCGACGCCTCCCGACCAGGGTGTGCCATGGCCGGGCAGCAGCCACTTCGCCTCCAGGTGC is part of the Actinoplanes sp. NBC_00393 genome and harbors:
- a CDS encoding dihydrofolate reductase family protein, with amino-acid sequence MGRVIVQQWISADGFVAGPGGEGDVFAAVRDFSASETHNLALLESVDEVLLGRRTYEIFVAFWPSAGDEPMAQLVNSMPKTVCSTSLTQAPWGEHAPARIVPDAVKHVREQRAGDTIVWGSVRLMRSLLAAGEVGELELFVAPIALGAGTPLLGSGDRPVPLQVVETESWPADVIRIRYAVGKPG
- a CDS encoding oxidoreductase translates to MESPTARWTSAAVPDQHGRVAVITGANTGLGFATAEVLAARGATVVLACRDPGRAADAVAAITAATPGADVTCVECDLGSLDAIRRAAAEVRDRHPRLDLLINNAGVMSPERRLTADGFEAHLGINYLGHFALTGLLLDRLLATPGSRVVTVSSVSHRQGVIHFDDLQLERRYRWRTAYAQSKLANLLFAYELQRRLAGAPTISVAAHPGNAQTELNRRFPGQQNLLGHRRLRWLISRLVQSAEQGALTTLRAAADPQARGGEFYGPSGWWQFTGSPVTVSSSARSHDPDVQQRLWRESERLTGITISAPGR
- a CDS encoding AzlD domain-containing protein — protein: MTLWIAILAVAAGSFLVKATGPALLGDRELPRWSVGVIALLAPALLAGLVVVEVLGRRWAEVDWTVPAALAAVVGARLLRVPLLLAVLIGVLTAAALRALTG
- a CDS encoding helix-turn-helix domain-containing protein codes for the protein MDVDPGSTVPRRQLGRYLRQQRERAKVTVRSASAHLECSTQKLWRIEKGAVPVRGTDVRELCRLYDTPPDLTEVLVSLARQTKEKGWWAAHGDAVPEWFDLYLGLESAAVHIRTYEPNLVPGLLQSHAYMASVIAADRPHLTDDEVQQRIEIRLQRQGLLSRHFPPAPRFDAIVSQAVLLSRPETPGALQQQLWHLVKANELPNVSVRVLPLSGGPHRASVSGAFTILDFPSSADGTGGEPPTVYSESLTGSLYLDRPKELDVYEQAWSALTSRALTEDDSDEMITRIMRQQEEMNR
- a CDS encoding TetR/AcrR family transcriptional regulator, coding for MVERRPKKQPANRLTVGDWTSAALDAMARGGLAAVSVEPLATHLGATKGSFYWHFANRDALIEAALQRWEQDHTDAVIALVEAQTDPLAKLRTLIATVMESTASPQADSIELAMLATADHPHVAPVLARVTERRVAYTAELFEALGLPVEEARHRGLLAVSAYLGHAQLAHAAPQVVPGTADERRKYVDRIIELVTAENVGGGC
- a CDS encoding DUF397 domain-containing protein, translating into MSGATWHKSRRSGAEGNCVEVADNLPHIVAVRDTKDRDGGTLTFSPGVWSAFLDDIKAGKFDI
- a CDS encoding DinB family protein: MTGIDDEKAVLQEFLRYQRASVEAILEGLDEGQLRKAVLPSGWSPLGLVEHLGHAERHWFQQVLTGAVTPMPWPDDDTPPLTTPRPVDTVLDFYREQCRIGDEAIAATPLTAAPVGRHPEEPLASQTTDLRRIILHMIEETARHAGHLDAARELIDGRTELGPR
- a CDS encoding AzlC family ABC transporter permease, which encodes MHDKKQSFLGGMRVGAGLAAAGFVLAITFGATAREQGWSAVAAIVASILIFSGSAQFALLTALAGSSGLVPAFAAAMLINARFLPMGLAVGPSLSGGRFRRALQGQAVVDGSWVAAHLGGGRFDRWKMFGATIVQWPAWVAGTVVGVVAAPSMDLVKALGLDVVFPAFFLALLLDELRSARSALIAALLGGAVAAALLWWVPAGVALVGATIGALVGLRSRVPSAADEPEEARA
- a CDS encoding DUF2867 domain-containing protein, coding for MAVIENVHERVLSAPAPAVGRLIDRLGSDGDPLWPSPTWVPMRFDRPLGAGAVGGHGPVRYRVTAYEPGRRVEFTFDPKIGLRGTHTFELLERGPESCLLRHRLVATPVGAMRLLWPALIRSCHDTVLEHLLDNAERVVTGTVSRPVRYPLRARLAVAVESVRLRAVPVPEQAALLHAALPRPDLADAFSVRVPPGVSADPQAWADGIFRNPPPVVAALLRLRNALVTPLGIERGDSSAFDTVARTDREVLLGVDAAHLDFRADVLVEPDEDGTTVTLSTHATVRSRAGRAYLAVVRLFHPPVVKAMLRRAARVAVAPPGPGARPEVAVAHG